A section of the Rummeliibacillus pycnus genome encodes:
- a CDS encoding HD-GYP domain-containing protein: MDSRLVKVSDLRLGSILAKDIIANTQYPIMYKNTKVTRDHLPVLKAFQISQVPVLTSSIEPKKDTQNENAAITSDQKERIEETYITPFEKKYRDVVEKFKLEFLNWESGSNVDITKVRSNLLPLINDVLENKEKIFILNEFSDSKNYIYHHSIAISLICAVIAQKMSYSKGDIIQIAIAGAVADCGMAKIRKRIREKNGPLTEYEFKEIQEHPYYSLQMINGISILKSDMKIAVYQHHERLDGSGYPRGDKGNAISIYSHIIAVADVFHAMTCERVYRTKESPFKVLEMIRESEFGKFNIKVVQALITCVADLSLGTKVELSNGYEGSIVFTNKTSATRPVVKLDGSNDIIDLAKNRSIYIERLVL; this comes from the coding sequence TTGGATAGTAGATTAGTAAAAGTGTCTGATTTACGGCTAGGAAGTATTCTTGCAAAAGATATTATTGCGAATACTCAATATCCTATCATGTATAAAAATACTAAAGTTACGCGTGATCACTTACCAGTATTAAAAGCCTTTCAAATTTCCCAAGTACCAGTATTAACTTCTTCTATAGAGCCCAAAAAAGATACTCAAAATGAAAATGCAGCTATAACAAGTGATCAAAAGGAAAGAATAGAAGAAACCTACATAACGCCATTTGAAAAAAAGTATAGAGATGTTGTAGAAAAGTTTAAATTGGAGTTTTTAAATTGGGAATCTGGCAGTAATGTTGATATAACGAAAGTTAGATCTAATCTTTTACCTTTAATAAATGATGTTTTAGAAAATAAGGAAAAAATATTTATATTAAACGAGTTCTCAGATAGTAAAAACTATATTTATCATCATTCAATTGCAATTAGTTTAATTTGTGCAGTCATTGCGCAAAAGATGAGCTATAGCAAAGGTGATATTATCCAAATTGCAATAGCAGGTGCAGTTGCTGATTGTGGTATGGCGAAAATTCGTAAAAGGATAAGAGAAAAAAATGGCCCTTTAACAGAATATGAATTTAAGGAGATTCAAGAGCATCCATATTATAGCCTGCAAATGATCAATGGTATATCAATTCTCAAATCAGATATGAAGATCGCAGTATATCAGCATCATGAACGACTAGATGGAAGCGGTTATCCCCGTGGCGATAAAGGGAATGCAATCTCAATCTATTCGCATATTATTGCTGTAGCAGATGTATTTCATGCAATGACTTGTGAAAGAGTATATCGTACAAAAGAGTCTCCGTTTAAAGTTTTAGAAATGATCCGGGAATCTGAATTCGGCAAATTCAATATTAAAGTAGTACAAGCATTAATAACTTGTGTAGCAGACCTATCATTAGGAACAAAAGTAGAATTATCTAATGGTTATGAAGGATCTATTGTTTTTACTAACAAAACATCCGCAACCAGACCCGTAGTTAAATTAGACGGATCAAATGATATTATCGATCTTGCAAAAAATAGAAGTATATATATTGAACGTCTAGTATTGTGA